Proteins from a single region of Phycisphaeraceae bacterium D3-23:
- a CDS encoding prepilin-type N-terminal cleavage/methylation domain-containing protein — MPSHTNGSATTRRESRPGFTLIELLVVISIIALLIAILLPALGAARASARTSQSLSNTRQISIAAFTYQTDSKSFYIPYKGVNNTPTYQGLAPSEFRWAGKLVKDQYMPGMEAFVCPEFETTRNLHLQADPSNEADNLWFRVHYGMNNTYLGSMLQSPSSSYLVANQDEANTTPRASQIKNPTETIYFTDSYNQALLYGAALGIPTGLMIDERVGIDYVFPGADPPGVAYGHADARHLGSINVGWADGHGNNVKVSDPTDFWGPDELTDFRDADNFWDRE, encoded by the coding sequence ATGCCCAGCCACACGAATGGATCGGCCACCACCCGCCGCGAATCCCGCCCCGGGTTCACGCTGATCGAGTTGCTCGTGGTCATCTCGATCATCGCGCTGCTCATCGCCATCCTGCTTCCCGCGCTGGGCGCGGCGCGTGCATCGGCCCGCACCAGCCAGTCCCTCAGCAACACCCGGCAGATCTCTATCGCCGCGTTCACCTATCAGACCGACAGCAAGAGCTTTTACATCCCCTACAAAGGGGTCAATAACACGCCGACCTACCAAGGTCTCGCCCCGTCCGAGTTTCGCTGGGCGGGCAAGCTGGTCAAAGATCAGTATATGCCCGGCATGGAAGCATTCGTGTGTCCCGAGTTTGAGACCACGCGGAATCTCCACCTGCAGGCCGACCCGTCCAATGAGGCAGACAACCTCTGGTTCCGTGTGCACTACGGCATGAACAACACCTACCTCGGCTCGATGCTGCAGAGCCCGTCGTCGAGTTACCTCGTCGCGAACCAGGACGAGGCGAACACGACACCGCGTGCATCACAGATCAAAAATCCGACCGAGACGATCTACTTTACCGACTCGTACAACCAGGCACTGCTGTACGGAGCGGCGCTGGGAATCCCGACGGGGCTGATGATCGACGAGCGCGTCGGGATCGACTACGTCTTCCCCGGCGCCGACCCGCCGGGTGTAGCGTACGGCCATGCGGACGCGCGGCACCTGGGATCGATCAACGTAGGATGGGCCGACGGCCACGGCAACAATGTCAAGGTCTCCGATCCGACCGACTTTTGGGGCCCGGACGAGTTGACCGATTTCCGAGACGCCGACAACTTCTGGGATCGCGAGTAG
- a CDS encoding PEP-CTERM sorting domain-containing protein: protein MKTRQLLTAALTACVAAGLGATAHAAVVFSSDLDTGAGFTVLGTADTASAFGYDYSADGIPSAPNGTGTTGLRLDANITTGTASQIAAVTTATFSAPLYTVTVDAWVNANGPFPGGGGGSTEFGGLGVGHDGVTAGLNGGSFIYTGEGGSSRDYRMYKDDGEQFIASTQYATVSNNGSDPAYATAFPGLGAPASQGQTGTTSDGAGGFQWMTIVATVDTVAGTVNYTITSDTSGNTVEVGTLDSNIGSSFATSGSASILYADLFTSVSDNSALSFGVFDNFVVEEIPEPSSLALLGLGGLALLRRRR from the coding sequence ATGAAGACTCGTCAACTCCTTACCGCCGCTCTTACCGCCTGTGTTGCGGCGGGCCTCGGTGCGACGGCGCACGCTGCGGTCGTTTTTAGCTCGGACCTGGACACCGGTGCTGGCTTCACCGTGCTGGGCACCGCAGACACCGCGTCGGCCTTCGGCTACGACTACAGCGCCGACGGCATCCCCTCGGCACCCAACGGCACGGGCACGACCGGCCTGCGGCTGGACGCCAACATCACGACCGGGACCGCGAGCCAGATCGCGGCGGTCACCACCGCCACGTTTAGCGCCCCCCTCTACACCGTGACGGTGGACGCCTGGGTCAACGCCAATGGGCCGTTCCCCGGCGGCGGCGGCGGCTCGACCGAGTTCGGCGGCTTGGGTGTCGGCCACGACGGCGTGACTGCGGGCCTCAACGGCGGCTCGTTCATCTACACCGGTGAGGGCGGCTCCTCCCGCGACTACCGTATGTACAAGGACGACGGCGAGCAGTTCATCGCATCCACCCAGTACGCCACCGTTTCCAACAACGGTAGCGACCCGGCGTATGCCACGGCCTTCCCCGGCTTGGGCGCGCCGGCCAGCCAGGGCCAGACCGGCACCACCAGTGACGGCGCGGGTGGCTTCCAGTGGATGACCATTGTCGCGACCGTCGATACCGTCGCCGGCACGGTGAACTACACCATCACCAGCGACACCTCGGGCAACACCGTGGAAGTCGGCACACTCGACAGCAACATCGGCAGCTCGTTCGCCACCTCTGGCTCGGCGTCGATCCTCTATGCCGACCTGTTCACCTCGGTCTCGGATAACTCCGCCCTGAGCTTCGGCGTCTTCGACAACTTCGTCGTCGAAGAAATCCCCGAGCCCAGCTCGCTCGCACTGCTTGGCCTCGGCGGCCTGGCGCTGCTTCGTCGACGCCGCTAA
- a CDS encoding prepilin-type N-terminal cleavage/methylation domain-containing protein: protein MPVVKPSRAFTLIELLVVISIIALLIAILLPALSQARYTTKLSQCRSNLHQVGIGAIAFASDNKDVLPPTSPGGKPTDLKINNWDMRDTLEDYVNMNLLQCPLAPNQLDYNQTNTPIIETTYGFYWNWKWDDFGPYTHQALEKQDDVMTYQDQEFDILAMDYDTINPGAQYSEGPHPFASGEDLTLPNASFPQYTMSRWNNWDGDGRGRIDKNYLHTDGSVETFGNVTYSHTAYDDLVMLPSFHSGLGWIVYMPTR from the coding sequence ATGCCCGTCGTCAAACCCTCTCGTGCATTCACGCTCATCGAGTTGCTTGTCGTCATCTCCATCATCGCGCTGCTGATCGCGATCCTCCTGCCCGCGCTGAGCCAGGCACGCTACACCACCAAGCTCAGCCAGTGCCGCAGCAACCTCCACCAGGTCGGCATCGGCGCGATCGCCTTCGCCAGTGACAACAAAGATGTGCTCCCGCCCACCTCGCCCGGCGGCAAGCCCACCGACCTCAAGATCAACAACTGGGACATGCGCGATACGCTCGAGGACTACGTCAACATGAACCTCTTGCAGTGCCCGCTCGCGCCCAACCAACTCGACTACAACCAGACCAATACCCCGATCATTGAGACCACCTACGGCTTCTACTGGAACTGGAAGTGGGACGACTTTGGTCCTTACACCCATCAGGCGCTCGAGAAACAAGACGACGTGATGACGTATCAGGACCAGGAATTCGACATCCTCGCGATGGACTACGACACGATCAACCCCGGCGCGCAGTATTCGGAGGGCCCACACCCCTTCGCGTCGGGCGAGGACCTCACGCTGCCCAACGCGAGTTTCCCGCAGTACACCATGAGCCGGTGGAACAACTGGGATGGCGACGGCCGGGGCCGGATCGATAAGAACTATCTCCACACCGACGGCTCGGTCGAGACCTTCGGCAACGTGACCTACAGCCACACCGCCTACGACGACCTGGTCATGCTTCCATCTTTCCATAGCGGCTTGGGCTGGATCGTTTATATGCCCACGCGGTAG
- a CDS encoding discoidin domain-containing protein, which yields MQTHKLLLAIGTGALVASGASAAVVSATVADVSSEFSALQGADNTVNGSGLDTSNANPLLWTHDNGFPDGGGSGFFWHSIIHDNTNSADDVFITYDLGSVVDLNSVLIWNFNAVFTGGDETLRSFNQYDLSVSADNVTFTEIVTDGTLNQAGGTTTEGVQVVNVAGSANGVRYVRIDADSNFGGVVTGLSEVRFDVVPEPGSLALLGLGGLALLRRRR from the coding sequence ATGCAGACTCACAAGCTTCTTCTCGCAATCGGCACCGGCGCGCTCGTCGCTTCGGGCGCTTCGGCGGCCGTCGTCAGCGCCACCGTCGCGGACGTCTCGTCGGAGTTCAGCGCACTTCAGGGTGCGGACAACACCGTCAACGGCAGCGGCCTGGACACGTCCAACGCCAACCCACTGCTCTGGACACACGACAACGGGTTCCCGGACGGCGGCGGCTCGGGCTTCTTCTGGCACAGCATCATCCACGACAACACCAACAGCGCGGATGATGTCTTCATCACCTACGACCTTGGGTCCGTCGTGGACCTCAACTCGGTCCTAATCTGGAACTTCAACGCCGTGTTCACGGGCGGCGATGAAACCCTCCGCAGCTTCAACCAGTACGACCTCTCGGTCTCGGCCGACAACGTGACCTTCACCGAGATCGTCACCGACGGCACGCTCAACCAGGCCGGCGGCACGACGACCGAGGGCGTCCAGGTCGTCAACGTCGCGGGCAGCGCCAATGGCGTCCGCTACGTCCGTATCGACGCGGACTCGAACTTCGGCGGCGTCGTCACCGGCCTGTCCGAGGTCCGCTTCGATGTCGTTCCCGAGCCCGGCTCGCTCGCGCTGCTGGGCCTTGGCGGCCTCGCGCTCCTGCGCCGTCGTCGCTAA
- a CDS encoding PEP-CTERM sorting domain-containing protein (PEP-CTERM proteins occur, often in large numbers, in the proteomes of bacteria that also encode an exosortase, a predicted intramembrane cysteine proteinase. The presence of a PEP-CTERM domain at a protein's C-terminus predicts cleavage within the sorting domain, followed by covalent anchoring to some some component of the (usually Gram-negative) cell surface. Many PEP-CTERM proteins exhibit an unusual sequence composition that includes large numbers of potential glycosylation sites. Expression of one such protein has been shown restore the ability of a bacterium to form floc, a type of biofilm.) — translation MMKKSMLMIGVGVVMASGSAHAAVLGAPVSSTASSEFSGAFVGTNLFDASVSDSDIGVTAYGTADGQWAGSGVGPHTIFMDYGSSITATGVAYAQRAGDDPLLDKVSTIEFWFSNTDFGGVTPVTTPDAVATITNTGDTVLTEYALGGTFSGQYVAARVSTTATSGNPGGSELRMTFIPEPGSLALLGLAGLMVARRRRA, via the coding sequence ATGATGAAGAAGAGTATGTTGATGATTGGTGTTGGCGTCGTGATGGCTTCGGGAAGCGCGCATGCGGCGGTGCTCGGTGCCCCTGTTTCGTCAACTGCATCATCTGAGTTCAGCGGGGCGTTTGTAGGGACCAATCTGTTCGACGCCTCGGTGTCGGATAGTGACATTGGTGTGACGGCATACGGTACTGCGGATGGCCAGTGGGCCGGATCGGGTGTCGGCCCGCACACGATTTTCATGGACTACGGATCAAGCATCACCGCAACCGGTGTCGCGTATGCGCAGCGAGCAGGTGATGACCCGTTGCTCGACAAAGTGTCCACGATCGAGTTCTGGTTCAGCAACACCGACTTTGGCGGTGTCACCCCCGTCACCACGCCCGACGCTGTCGCGACGATCACCAACACCGGCGACACCGTGCTGACCGAGTACGCCTTGGGCGGCACGTTCAGCGGCCAGTACGTCGCGGCCCGCGTCAGCACCACGGCCACGAGCGGCAACCCCGGCGGCAGTGAATTGCGGATGACGTTCATTCCCGAGCCCGGCTCGCTGGCGCTCCTTGGCCTAGCTGGCCTGATGGTCGCCCGACGTCGCCGCGCGTGA